The following coding sequences are from one Acidimicrobiales bacterium window:
- a CDS encoding glycosyltransferase family 39 protein, whose protein sequence is MALTLDAPPAPIPAEPDLSPADPSPARRRVHRPPAGLMAVTLVSFALNAWALTLNGLGNQYYAAATRSMTTSWSNFFFASLDPGGFITVDKPPVALWIAALSARVFGVNSWSLLLPSALAGAAAVALLWCIVRPRFGTVAATVAGMVLALSPVNVAVNRLNIPEPFLILFLVAAAWATLKAVEDERHWMRWVAMAGACVGLAFNTKMLAAYIPGPALALALVVGVSGMGATAWWERAKRLGVLLVSTVVCSAPWIFAVDVLAGSHPYIGGSTDDTVLDLVLGYNGLGRVNGGSGMVGGGAGPGGGGPGGGIGGGAMGGIGGIFGGSAGPLRLFSDAVGGQVAWLLPLAAVAAIASLWLWRSDRVRRAHVALWAGWALLFAVVFSRAEGTFHSYYTSALVPGVAALIGIGAAAAVPFVRRSRWWLAVLGAAGAVTVLLQLELSGRLPGFYGWTRAPLVLLAAVAVAAVVHGLVTRRGRTVLAGLAVGLAALLVSPAAWAVSETANPVLNSTLPQAGPREGTAGSSFGSASSNGDPELAAWLEAHTDGETWALVVGSAQTASGLIADQGVSVMALGGFMGTDQTLTVADFADLVDSGAVRYVLVSGGGMGGGPGGGMGGMGGGSSSVLSAVSSSCPVVSAADLPESYAGSLYDCFGQSDALRALT, encoded by the coding sequence ATGGCCCTCACCCTCGACGCGCCGCCGGCGCCGATCCCCGCCGAGCCCGACCTGTCGCCGGCGGATCCCTCGCCGGCGCGTCGCCGTGTCCACCGGCCGCCGGCCGGGCTCATGGCCGTCACCCTGGTCTCGTTCGCCCTCAACGCCTGGGCGCTCACCCTGAACGGGCTCGGCAACCAGTACTACGCGGCGGCCACCCGCTCGATGACGACGTCGTGGTCGAACTTCTTCTTCGCCTCGCTCGACCCTGGCGGCTTCATCACGGTCGACAAGCCCCCCGTGGCGCTGTGGATCGCGGCGCTGTCGGCCCGGGTCTTCGGCGTCAACAGCTGGAGCCTGCTGCTCCCGAGTGCCCTGGCCGGCGCCGCCGCGGTGGCGCTGCTGTGGTGCATCGTCCGGCCCCGGTTCGGGACGGTCGCGGCGACGGTCGCCGGCATGGTGCTCGCCCTCAGCCCGGTGAACGTGGCGGTGAACCGGCTCAACATCCCCGAGCCCTTCCTGATCCTGTTCCTGGTGGCGGCCGCGTGGGCCACCCTCAAGGCCGTCGAGGACGAACGCCACTGGATGCGTTGGGTCGCGATGGCGGGCGCCTGCGTGGGCCTGGCCTTCAACACCAAGATGCTGGCCGCCTACATCCCCGGTCCGGCGCTCGCGCTGGCGCTGGTCGTCGGCGTCTCGGGGATGGGCGCCACGGCGTGGTGGGAGCGGGCCAAGCGCCTCGGCGTCCTGCTGGTCAGCACCGTCGTCTGCTCGGCGCCGTGGATCTTCGCGGTCGACGTACTCGCCGGCTCCCACCCCTACATCGGCGGCAGCACCGACGACACCGTGCTCGACCTCGTCCTCGGCTACAACGGCCTCGGCCGGGTCAACGGGGGCTCGGGCATGGTCGGCGGCGGCGCCGGTCCGGGCGGCGGCGGTCCTGGCGGGGGCATCGGCGGCGGGGCGATGGGCGGCATCGGCGGGATCTTCGGCGGCAGCGCCGGCCCGTTGCGGCTGTTCAGCGACGCCGTCGGTGGTCAGGTGGCCTGGCTGCTGCCCCTCGCCGCGGTCGCGGCCATCGCGTCCCTCTGGCTCTGGCGGTCCGACCGGGTGCGACGGGCCCACGTCGCCCTTTGGGCGGGCTGGGCGCTCCTCTTCGCCGTGGTCTTCAGCCGGGCCGAGGGGACGTTCCACAGCTACTACACGTCCGCCCTCGTTCCCGGCGTCGCTGCGCTGATCGGCATCGGCGCCGCCGCGGCGGTCCCCTTCGTCCGCCGCAGTCGCTGGTGGCTGGCGGTGCTCGGCGCCGCGGGCGCGGTGACGGTCCTGCTCCAGCTCGAGCTCTCCGGTCGGCTGCCCGGCTTCTACGGCTGGACCCGTGCCCCGCTCGTCCTGCTCGCGGCCGTAGCGGTCGCCGCGGTCGTCCACGGCCTGGTCACCCGCCGGGGCCGCACGGTGCTCGCCGGCCTCGCGGTGGGGCTCGCCGCCCTGCTCGTGAGCCCGGCGGCGTGGGCGGTCAGCGAGACCGCCAACCCGGTGCTCAACTCGACGCTGCCCCAGGCCGGCCCCCGTGAGGGCACCGCCGGCTCGAGCTTCGGCTCGGCATCGTCGAACGGCGACCCCGAGCTGGCGGCGTGGCTCGAGGCCCACACCGACGGCGAGACCTGGGCGCTCGTGGTGGGCTCGGCCCAGACCGCCTCCGGCCTCATCGCCGACCAGGGCGTCTCGGTCATGGCCCTCGGCGGGTTCATGGGCACCGACCAGACCCTCACCGTCGCCGACTTCGCCGACCTCGTCGATTCCGGCGCCGTCCGCTACGTGCTGGTCAGCGGCGGCGGGATGGGCGGCGGCCCCGGCGGCGGCATGGGCGGTATGGGGGGCGGCTCCTCATCGGTGCTGAGCGCGGTGTCGTCGTCCTGCCCGGTGGTCAGCGCCGCCGACCTGCCCGAGTCCTACGCCGGCTCGCTCTACGACTGCTTCGGCCAGTCCGACGCCCTCCGCGCCCTCACCTGA
- a CDS encoding sigma-70 family RNA polymerase sigma factor, producing MAVDRAAEEFAQHYLEEVSRCVGLAYVLCGDEGTAEEVVADAFAACWPHFRAGKVDDVHAYLRRAVVNTMNSRLRRRRHERAHLEGLRAASGAAAGGSGAGSGSGEAVAADRSELWPALLTLPMDQRTVLALRFLEDRSEAETAAVLGVKVGTVKSRTSRALSQLRAALGEEPTDV from the coding sequence ATGGCGGTCGACCGAGCGGCGGAGGAATTCGCCCAGCACTACCTCGAGGAGGTGAGCCGCTGTGTGGGACTCGCCTACGTGCTCTGTGGTGACGAGGGGACGGCCGAGGAGGTGGTGGCCGACGCCTTCGCCGCCTGCTGGCCCCACTTCCGCGCCGGGAAGGTCGACGACGTTCACGCCTACCTGCGCCGGGCGGTGGTCAACACCATGAACAGCCGCCTGCGCCGCCGGCGCCACGAGCGCGCCCACCTCGAGGGGCTCCGGGCGGCGAGCGGTGCGGCGGCCGGCGGCTCGGGCGCAGGGTCGGGCTCGGGGGAGGCCGTCGCCGCCGACCGGTCCGAGCTGTGGCCGGCGCTGCTGACCCTGCCCATGGACCAGCGCACCGTGTTGGCCCTGCGCTTCCTCGAGGACCGCAGCGAGGCCGAGACCGCCGCCGTGCTCGGGGTGAAGGTCGGGACCGTGAAGTCCCGCACCTCCCGGGCCCTCAGCCAACTGCGGGCGGCGCTCGGAGAGGAGCCCACCGATGTCTGA
- a CDS encoding GtrA family protein: MRGRVDGLLARLGLGHLAHRVWQLARYGTVSLIATATSMTVLGALVATATLTPGWANIVATGVGTVPSFELNRRWVWGRTGRRSLAAEIGPFCVLSFAGLALSTFLVATVGQWATAAGLDAFWRTAAVEVANLAAFGSLWVLQFLVLDRVLFARRGPGPRTDGSGAGDEGPLPACAGPMAVSVPAPAAGAGIDAHAPSDLAPTDLAPAVGADGRGPVEAPAAVAAHGVALDRDVVPAPPAPPGRIPVAA; encoded by the coding sequence GTGCGCGGCCGGGTCGACGGGCTGCTGGCTCGGCTCGGCCTCGGCCACCTGGCTCACCGCGTGTGGCAGCTCGCGCGCTACGGCACCGTCTCGCTGATCGCGACGGCCACGAGCATGACCGTGCTCGGTGCCCTCGTCGCCACCGCCACCCTCACCCCCGGCTGGGCCAACATCGTGGCCACGGGGGTGGGCACCGTCCCGTCCTTCGAGCTCAACCGCCGCTGGGTCTGGGGCAGGACCGGCAGGCGCTCGCTGGCCGCCGAGATCGGGCCGTTCTGCGTCCTCTCCTTCGCCGGCCTCGCCCTCTCCACCTTCCTCGTGGCGACCGTCGGGCAGTGGGCCACGGCCGCGGGTCTCGACGCGTTCTGGCGCACCGCGGCGGTCGAGGTCGCCAACCTGGCGGCCTTCGGCTCGCTGTGGGTCCTCCAGTTCCTCGTGCTCGACCGGGTGCTCTTCGCCCGGCGCGGCCCCGGACCCCGCACCGACGGCTCGGGTGCGGGGGACGAAGGGCCCCTCCCCGCCTGCGCCGGCCCGATGGCCGTCTCGGTCCCGGCCCCCGCGGCCGGCGCCGGCATCGACGCCCACGCCCCCTCCGACCTCGCTCCCACCGATCTCGCTCCCGCGGTCGGCGCCGACGGCCGTGGGCCCGTCGAGGCCCCGGCGGCCGTGGCCGCACACGGGGTCGCGCTGGACCGGGACGTGGTCCCGGCGCCGCCCGCGCCGCCGGGCCGCATCCCGGTCGCCGCCTGA
- a CDS encoding response regulator transcription factor, giving the protein MGAGSAPALRASSALPGSSLRKPARTSIAARAASTVASVSDDGGQPTILVVDDEEHITELLSMGLGMHGFEVVRAANGREGLAKVEEVRPDLIVLDVMMPELDGFEVARRLRQVEGAGTRIPIIFLTARDTTADKVEGLRLGSDDYVTKPFSIEELVERVKAVLRRTSGVRAGGTKLTYADLELDEETRDVWRGGQPVDLTPTEYKLLHYLLSNPRRVLTRNQILEHVWDYTFEGNASVLETYISYLRQKVDHVDPPLIHTVRGVGYSLRLPRDATA; this is encoded by the coding sequence ATGGGGGCAGGTTCGGCGCCGGCGCTCAGGGCATCCTCGGCCCTTCCTGGGAGTTCGCTGAGAAAGCCGGCGAGAACGTCGATCGCGGCCCGCGCCGCATCTACGGTGGCGTCCGTGAGCGACGACGGCGGCCAGCCCACGATTCTCGTGGTCGACGACGAGGAGCACATCACCGAGCTCCTGTCGATGGGCCTCGGCATGCACGGCTTCGAGGTCGTGCGCGCCGCCAACGGCCGCGAGGGCCTGGCCAAGGTCGAGGAGGTGCGCCCCGACCTCATCGTGCTCGACGTGATGATGCCCGAGCTCGACGGGTTCGAGGTGGCCCGCCGCCTCCGCCAGGTCGAGGGCGCCGGCACCCGCATCCCCATCATCTTCCTGACCGCCCGGGACACCACCGCCGACAAGGTCGAGGGGCTCCGCCTCGGGAGCGACGACTACGTCACCAAGCCCTTCAGCATCGAGGAACTGGTCGAGCGGGTGAAGGCGGTGCTGCGGCGGACGTCCGGCGTGCGCGCCGGGGGCACCAAGCTCACCTACGCAGACCTCGAGCTCGACGAGGAGACCCGCGACGTCTGGCGCGGCGGCCAGCCAGTGGATCTGACCCCCACCGAGTACAAGCTGCTGCACTACCTGCTCTCGAACCCGCGACGGGTGCTCACCCGCAACCAGATCCTCGAGCACGTGTGGGACTACACCTTCGAGGGCAACGCCAGCGTGCTCGAGACCTACATCTCGTACCTGCGCCAGAAGGTCGACCACGTCGACCCGCCGCTCATCCACACGGTGCGCGGCGTGGGCTACAGCCTCCGCCTCCCTCGCGACGCCACCGCCTGA
- a CDS encoding DUF2269 family protein — translation MLLASLQQTDNLYRFLVFLHVLTVIVGFGSTFVYPLLGNEAKKHPGLEAKGISNANLLAGQRLTEPAIYAAGALGVVLVFVGPFEWEDPWVGLSLVIYVAALFFSLFVHQPNLKRMDALVNELAAMGPPPEGVAAGGPPPQVVEMEQRGKAAARNGGILHLAFVVILVLMVFGARGGFA, via the coding sequence GTGCTCCTCGCCTCACTCCAGCAGACCGACAACCTGTACCGGTTCCTGGTCTTCCTGCACGTGCTCACCGTGATCGTCGGCTTCGGGTCGACCTTCGTCTATCCCCTGCTCGGCAACGAGGCCAAGAAGCACCCGGGCCTCGAGGCCAAGGGCATCAGCAACGCCAACCTCCTCGCGGGCCAGCGCCTGACCGAGCCCGCCATCTACGCCGCCGGCGCCCTCGGCGTGGTGCTCGTCTTCGTGGGCCCCTTCGAGTGGGAGGACCCCTGGGTCGGCCTCAGCCTCGTGATCTACGTGGCCGCGCTGTTCTTCTCGCTCTTCGTGCACCAGCCCAACCTCAAGCGCATGGACGCGCTGGTGAACGAGCTCGCCGCCATGGGCCCGCCCCCCGAGGGTGTCGCCGCCGGCGGCCCGCCCCCCCAGGTCGTCGAGATGGAGCAGCGGGGCAAGGCCGCCGCCCGCAACGGCGGCATCCTGCACCTCGCCTTCGTCGTCATCCTCGTGCTGATGGTGTTCGGCGCCCGCGGCGGCTTCGCCTAG
- a CDS encoding VOC family protein: protein MAFHHVALATTDLPATHRFYTEAMGFALVKAVVAPTPEGGGGWAKHVFYDTGGTHQPGAATEGGELLAFWEMNGPSAPAFDPAMSTSHGLPVWANHLAFFARDRDDLEARKLHWLACGHDVAEIDHGFCVSVYTTDPNGTMVEWCVDTRPLDDDDRAHAEALLADPSPALEDPPEPQFFLAAEHAATT, encoded by the coding sequence ATGGCGTTCCACCACGTGGCCCTGGCCACCACCGATCTCCCCGCCACCCACCGCTTCTACACCGAGGCCATGGGCTTCGCCCTGGTGAAGGCCGTGGTCGCGCCCACCCCCGAGGGTGGAGGAGGTTGGGCCAAGCACGTCTTCTACGACACCGGGGGCACCCACCAGCCCGGTGCGGCCACCGAGGGCGGCGAGCTCCTCGCGTTCTGGGAGATGAACGGCCCGTCGGCCCCCGCGTTCGACCCGGCCATGTCCACCAGCCACGGCCTGCCCGTGTGGGCCAACCACCTGGCCTTCTTCGCCCGGGACCGCGACGACCTCGAGGCCCGCAAGCTGCACTGGCTGGCCTGCGGCCACGACGTGGCCGAGATCGACCACGGCTTCTGCGTGTCCGTCTACACCACCGACCCCAACGGCACGATGGTCGAGTGGTGCGTCGACACGCGCCCCCTCGACGACGACGACCGGGCCCACGCCGAGGCCCTGTTGGCCGACCCCTCGCCGGCGCTGGAGGACCCGCCCGAGCCCCAGTTCTTCCTCGCCGCCGAGCACGCCGCCACGACCTGA
- a CDS encoding 2,4'-dihydroxyacetophenone dioxygenase family protein, with amino-acid sequence MTMLNEAPTAIHRGDDELPWVDLGEGVELKVLQVNINHGLWVIRNRFAPGAAVQIHKHTGQVFAFTHSGSWKYKESDYVNTAGSYLYEPAGSVHTLIVPDTNTEPTDVHFAIYGANLNLDAEGNVEMVIDAGLILQVYRGMCEAIGHPDPPVIVDV; translated from the coding sequence ATGACCATGTTGAACGAGGCCCCCACCGCCATCCACCGGGGCGACGACGAGCTGCCGTGGGTCGACCTCGGCGAGGGCGTCGAGCTCAAGGTGCTCCAGGTGAACATCAACCACGGCCTGTGGGTGATCCGCAACCGCTTCGCCCCCGGCGCGGCCGTGCAGATCCACAAGCACACCGGCCAGGTGTTCGCCTTCACCCACTCGGGGTCCTGGAAGTACAAGGAGTCGGACTACGTCAACACCGCCGGCTCGTACCTCTACGAGCCCGCCGGCTCCGTGCACACGCTGATCGTGCCCGACACCAACACCGAGCCGACCGACGTGCACTTCGCCATCTACGGCGCCAACCTCAACCTCGACGCCGAGGGCAACGTCGAGATGGTGATCGACGCCGGCCTGATCCTCCAGGTCTACCGGGGCATGTGCGAGGCCATCGGCCACCCCGACCCCCCGGTCATCGTCGACGTCTGA
- a CDS encoding HAMP domain-containing histidine kinase, producing the protein MTLRARLTLGLTALATVGLLIFGFATYSLYARSRYDQVDEQLRSSVAPVTITMLGQAGGEADGIDLDGDGRTGGLPGQDAGDPNRPQPQVVAPTGTYGELQDADGTVLASVQLSDDYAQPDIPDDVDVAGGSEVFETGSVEGGTRWRVFAGPVDGRSGLVTIVAIPLDEVDQSLQQLILIETVAGATLLALLAGGSWLILRRGLHPLERMAGTARTIRAGDLHQRVEPADDRSEVGELGLAINTMLTELEEAFAERDATERKLRQFLADASHELRTPLTSIQGFAELFRLGQERPAGPDGEPAVDLPVILRRIEEESARMKTLVEDLLMLARLDETREIESAPVDLSVLAADACTDAVAAASDRRVTLDAPDPVVLKGDRDQLRQAIANLVTNAIKHTPEGSPIDVGAHVVADRAVVTVRDHGPGIAGEDAERVFDRFWRADESRVGDGAGLGLSIVAAIAAAHGGEASVENVPAADGGGARFTLRLPR; encoded by the coding sequence GTGACCCTCCGTGCCCGCCTCACCCTCGGACTCACCGCGCTGGCCACCGTCGGCCTGCTCATCTTCGGGTTCGCCACCTATTCCCTGTACGCCCGGTCGCGCTACGACCAGGTCGACGAGCAGCTCCGGTCGTCGGTCGCCCCCGTCACCATCACCATGCTGGGCCAGGCCGGGGGAGAGGCCGACGGCATCGACCTCGACGGCGACGGCCGCACCGGTGGCCTCCCCGGGCAGGACGCGGGCGACCCCAACCGACCCCAGCCCCAGGTGGTGGCGCCCACCGGCACCTACGGCGAGCTCCAGGACGCCGACGGCACCGTCCTCGCCAGCGTCCAGCTGTCGGACGACTACGCCCAGCCGGACATCCCCGACGACGTCGACGTCGCCGGGGGGAGCGAGGTCTTCGAGACCGGCTCGGTCGAGGGCGGGACCCGCTGGCGGGTGTTCGCCGGCCCGGTGGACGGTCGCTCCGGCCTCGTGACCATCGTGGCCATCCCCCTGGACGAGGTCGACCAGTCGCTCCAGCAGCTGATCCTCATCGAGACCGTCGCCGGCGCCACCCTGCTGGCCCTCCTCGCAGGCGGGTCGTGGCTCATCCTGCGGCGGGGCCTGCACCCGCTGGAGCGGATGGCCGGCACGGCGCGGACCATCCGGGCGGGCGACCTCCACCAGCGGGTCGAGCCCGCCGACGACCGCTCCGAGGTGGGCGAGCTCGGCCTCGCCATCAACACCATGCTCACCGAGCTCGAGGAGGCCTTCGCCGAGCGCGACGCCACCGAGCGCAAGCTGCGCCAGTTCCTCGCCGACGCCTCCCACGAGCTGCGGACGCCGCTGACGTCCATCCAGGGCTTCGCCGAGCTGTTCCGCCTCGGCCAGGAGCGCCCGGCCGGCCCCGATGGCGAGCCCGCGGTCGACCTGCCCGTCATCCTCCGCCGCATCGAGGAGGAGTCGGCCCGCATGAAGACACTCGTCGAGGACCTGCTCATGCTGGCCCGCCTGGACGAGACCCGCGAGATCGAGTCCGCCCCGGTGGACCTGTCGGTGTTGGCCGCCGACGCCTGCACCGACGCGGTCGCGGCCGCCTCCGACCGCCGGGTCACGCTCGACGCCCCGGATCCCGTCGTCCTCAAGGGCGATCGGGACCAGCTGCGCCAGGCCATCGCCAACCTCGTCACCAACGCCATCAAGCACACGCCCGAGGGCTCACCCATCGACGTCGGCGCCCACGTGGTCGCCGACCGGGCGGTCGTGACCGTGCGCGACCACGGCCCGGGCATCGCCGGCGAGGACGCCGAGCGGGTCTTCGACCGCTTCTGGCGGGCCGACGAGTCCCGCGTCGGCGACGGCGCCGGCCTCGGCCTGTCCATCGTCGCCGCCATCGCCGCCGCCCACGGCGGCGAGGCCTCGGTCGAGAACGTCCCCGCCGCCGACGGCGGCGGCGCCCGCTTCACCCTCCGCCTCCCCCGCTGA
- a CDS encoding cytochrome c, which yields MARTKSRIIRGTGLALAGLAAALSLAACGSDESSADLDLSPQAQEGAEVAADNGCQSCHSIDGSGGTGPTWQGLAGSEVELSDGETVVADAAYLKQSIQDPASATVEGFSPIMPSYDLSPQEVDALVAYIQELPAS from the coding sequence ATGGCTCGAACGAAGTCGCGGATCATTCGTGGGACCGGGCTGGCTCTCGCCGGCCTTGCCGCCGCCTTGTCGTTGGCCGCCTGCGGCTCCGACGAGTCGTCGGCGGACCTCGACCTGTCGCCGCAGGCGCAGGAGGGCGCCGAGGTGGCCGCCGACAACGGCTGCCAGTCGTGCCACTCGATCGACGGGTCCGGGGGCACGGGCCCGACGTGGCAGGGACTCGCCGGGTCCGAGGTCGAGCTGAGCGACGGCGAGACGGTCGTGGCCGACGCCGCCTACCTGAAGCAGTCCATCCAGGACCCGGCGTCGGCGACCGTCGAGGGCTTCTCGCCGATCATGCCGAGCTACGACCTGTCACCCCAGGAGGTCGACGCCCTCGTCGCCTACATCCAGGAGCTACCTGCCTCCTGA
- a CDS encoding bifunctional glycosyltransferase family 2/GtrA family protein, whose product MSDLAVPATPTTSAAPPRHVDTTASSTASGRVAQAARVHHPSTGVPGVVADRDLLSVLASDARRRTAVVEIVVPVYNEESGIEASVRRLHAYLTEEFPLPWLITVADNASTDRTWPIACRLAYELEGVQGVHLDAKGRGRALRAAWTASPAPVVAYMDVDLSTDLDALLPLVAPLVSGHSDVAIGTRLAAASRIVRGPKREAISRSYNLLLRATLHNGFSDAQCGFKAVRSDVARALLPLVEDQGWFFDTELLVLAEANGLRIHEVPVDWVDDPDSRVDVVSTARDDLLGIWRMLKRTARGEVTLTAGLPAPTPSGLNAARPTLAAQLVRFASIGLVSTVVFAVLFALLVGPLGAVGALFVAFGLCSVVNTAANRRLTFSLSGRSERRRHVVAGAAVAAFPLVLDLVALGVLAAAGTTSLGAQLLVLTLVNGVAAVARFLLLRRWVFRPAGAAARSGVR is encoded by the coding sequence ATGAGCGACCTCGCCGTCCCCGCCACCCCGACGACCTCCGCGGCCCCTCCCCGCCACGTCGACACCACCGCCTCGTCGACGGCCTCGGGTCGGGTCGCCCAGGCGGCCCGGGTCCACCACCCGAGCACGGGCGTGCCGGGCGTCGTGGCCGACCGGGACCTGCTGTCCGTGCTGGCCAGCGATGCACGCCGGCGGACGGCCGTCGTCGAGATCGTGGTGCCCGTCTACAACGAGGAGTCGGGCATCGAGGCGTCGGTCCGGCGGCTCCACGCCTACCTCACCGAGGAGTTCCCGCTGCCGTGGCTGATCACGGTGGCCGACAACGCCAGCACCGACCGCACCTGGCCCATCGCCTGCCGGCTGGCCTACGAGCTCGAGGGGGTCCAGGGCGTGCACCTCGACGCGAAGGGTCGGGGGCGTGCGCTCCGGGCGGCGTGGACGGCGAGCCCCGCACCCGTGGTGGCCTACATGGACGTCGACCTCTCCACCGACCTCGACGCGCTGCTGCCCCTCGTCGCCCCGCTGGTGTCGGGCCACAGCGACGTCGCCATCGGCACCCGCCTCGCGGCGGCGTCGCGCATCGTGCGGGGCCCGAAGCGAGAGGCCATCTCGCGCAGCTACAACCTCCTGCTCCGGGCCACCCTCCACAACGGCTTCTCCGACGCGCAGTGCGGCTTCAAAGCCGTGCGGAGCGACGTGGCCCGCGCCCTGTTGCCCCTGGTCGAGGACCAGGGCTGGTTCTTCGACACGGAGCTGCTCGTGCTGGCCGAGGCCAACGGGCTGCGCATCCACGAGGTGCCGGTGGACTGGGTCGACGACCCGGACTCGCGCGTCGACGTGGTCAGCACCGCCCGGGACGACCTCCTCGGCATCTGGCGCATGCTCAAGCGCACGGCCCGGGGCGAGGTGACCCTCACTGCGGGACTGCCGGCACCCACCCCCAGTGGCCTGAACGCCGCCCGACCGACTCTGGCGGCGCAACTGGTCCGCTTCGCATCCATCGGCCTCGTGTCCACCGTCGTGTTCGCGGTGCTCTTCGCGCTGCTCGTCGGCCCCCTCGGGGCGGTCGGGGCGCTGTTCGTCGCCTTCGGCCTCTGTTCGGTGGTCAACACCGCGGCCAACCGCCGCCTCACCTTCTCCCTTTCGGGCCGCAGCGAGCGCCGCCGTCACGTGGTGGCCGGTGCCGCGGTGGCGGCCTTCCCCCTGGTGCTCGACCTCGTCGCGCTCGGCGTGTTGGCCGCGGCCGGGACCACGAGCCTGGGCGCCCAGCTGCTGGTGCTCACCCTGGTGAACGGCGTCGCCGCCGTCGCCCGCTTCCTGCTCCTGCGCCGCTGGGTCTTCCGCCCCGCCGGCGCCGCGGCCCGCTCCGGCGTCCGATGA
- a CDS encoding FAD:protein FMN transferase produces the protein MMAERRFRVMGSDAHVIVVGGADDDAGEAVERRADESLLDHAQQRLDRLESLWSRFQPDSEVTQLTECAGEWVTVSEETSILVRRAVEAWRISGASFDPTVLGDMIRAGYDRTFDALAATPGRSGISRLLHGAGEIEVDGNRVRLPEGTGFDPGGIGKGLAADFVTGELLAAGAAGVCVNVGGDLRVRGTGPGEGGAWTVGIEHPWLDEPLALVGLLDGAMVTSTTLKRHWTVDGEERHHLIDPGTGRPSTSDLTLVTVIATEGWRAEILAKAVLLRGSEHPFDLLGGTGAEAMCLDRDGRVQATDGFAAFLGTAALPDRVDASPPTGA, from the coding sequence ATGATGGCCGAGCGGCGGTTCCGGGTGATGGGCAGCGACGCCCACGTGATCGTGGTGGGCGGCGCCGACGACGACGCCGGCGAGGCGGTCGAGCGTCGGGCCGACGAGTCGCTCCTCGACCACGCGCAGCAGCGCCTCGACCGGCTCGAATCGCTGTGGTCGCGCTTCCAGCCCGACAGCGAGGTCACGCAGCTCACCGAGTGCGCCGGCGAATGGGTCACCGTGAGCGAGGAAACGTCGATCCTCGTGCGTCGGGCCGTCGAGGCCTGGCGCATCAGCGGCGCCTCCTTCGACCCCACCGTGCTGGGCGACATGATCCGGGCCGGCTACGACCGCACCTTCGACGCCCTGGCCGCCACGCCGGGGCGCTCCGGGATCAGCCGCCTGCTTCACGGCGCCGGCGAGATCGAGGTGGACGGCAACCGGGTGCGCCTGCCCGAGGGCACGGGCTTCGACCCCGGCGGCATCGGCAAGGGTCTCGCTGCCGACTTCGTGACCGGCGAACTGCTGGCGGCGGGCGCCGCCGGCGTGTGCGTGAACGTCGGCGGCGACCTGCGCGTCCGGGGCACCGGCCCCGGCGAGGGCGGCGCCTGGACCGTGGGCATCGAGCACCCGTGGTTGGACGAGCCCCTCGCCCTCGTGGGCCTGCTCGACGGCGCCATGGTCACCTCCACCACCCTGAAGCGGCACTGGACCGTCGACGGCGAGGAGCGCCACCACCTCATCGACCCCGGCACGGGCCGGCCGTCCACCAGCGACCTCACCCTCGTGACCGTCATCGCCACCGAGGGCTGGCGGGCCGAGATCCTGGCCAAGGCCGTCCTGCTGCGGGGAAGCGAGCACCCCTTCGACCTGCTCGGCGGCACCGGAGCGGAGGCGATGTGCCTCGACCGCGACGGCCGGGTGCAGGCCACCGACGGCTTCGCCGCCTTCCTCGGCACGGCGGCGCTGCCCGACCGCGTCGACGCCTCCCCTCCCACCGGCGCCTGA